The Taeniopygia guttata chromosome 19, bTaeGut7.mat, whole genome shotgun sequence genome window below encodes:
- the IFT20 gene encoding intraflagellar transport protein 20 homolog isoform X1 has translation MAQAALGAAGLHFDELNKLRVLEPEVAAQTAQLREECRAFVDKTAEFQKIVGSLVELVDQLAKAAESEKMKQKQGFSVSLLLAFPWD, from the exons ATGGCGCAGGCGGCGCTGGGCGCGGCGGGGCTGCACTTTGACGAGCTGAACAAGCTGCGGGTGCTGGAGCCCGAGGTGGCGGCGCAGACGGCGCAGCTCCGCGAGGAGTGCCGGGCCTTCGTGGACA aaacagcagaatttcagaaaatagTGGGCAGCTTGGTTGAGCTCGTTGACCAACTGGCCAAAGCTGCAGAGAGTGAAAAGATGAAG CAGAAGCAAGGATTCTCTGTCAGCCTCCTGCTGGCATTCCCCTGGGATTAA
- the TMEM97 gene encoding sigma intracellular receptor 2, giving the protein MAAAPRWRERLFALYFLSHIPITALIDLQPLLPAGIAPRALTDLLQQYATAFRDPMMLQPPEWFKAFIYCEAFLQLPFFPIAAYAFLKGGCRWIRTPAIIYSTHVATTLFAILAHILFHDFSKSEHAGPQTLRERLVLLSIYLPYLLIPLLLLFTMLCNPHYKHVEKRKRK; this is encoded by the exons atggcggcggctccgcggtGGCGGGAGCGGCTCTTCGCCCTCTATTTCCTCTCGCACATCCCGATCACGGCGCTCATCGACCTCCAGCCGCTGCTGCCCGCCGGGATCGCGCCGCGGGCC ctGACAGACCTGTTGCAGCAGTATGCAACTGCCTTCAGGGACCCCATGATGCTGCAGCCCCCGGAGTGGTTCAAGGCGTTCATCTACTGCGAAGCCTTTCTCCAGCTGCCCTTCTTCCCCATTGCTGCCTACGCCTTCCTGAAAG GTGGCTGCAGATGGATCAGGACTCCTGCCATTATCTACTCCACCCACGTGGCCACCACTCTGTTTGCCATCCTGGCCCACATCCTGTTCCACGACTTCTCCAAGTCGGAGCACGCGGGGCCGCAGACGCTGCGCGAGCGCCTGGTGCTGCTCTCCATCTACCTGCCGTACCTGCTGatcccgctgctgctgctgttcaccATGCTCTGCAACCCCCACTACAAACACgtggagaagaggaaaaggaagtaG
- the IFT20 gene encoding intraflagellar transport protein 20 homolog (The RefSeq protein has 1 substitution compared to this genomic sequence) — translation MAQAALGAAGLHFDELNKLRVLEPEVAAQTAQLREECRAFVDKTAEFQKIVGSLVELVDQLAKAAEGEKMKAIGARNLLKSIAKQREAQEQQLQALIAEKKMQLERYRIEYETLCKVEADQNEFIDQFIFQK, via the exons ATGGCGCAGGCGGCGCTGGGCGCGGCGGGGCTGCACTTTGACGAGCTGAACAAGCTGCGGGTGCTGGAGCCCGAGGTGGCGGCGCAGACGGCGCAGCTCCGCGAGGAGTGCCGGGCCTTCGTGGACA aaacagcagaatttcagaaaatagTGGGCAGCTTGGTTGAGCTCGTTGACCAACTGGCCAAAGCTGCAGAGAGTGAAAAGATGAAG GCCATTGGCGCACGGAACCTGCTGAAGTCGATCGCAAAGCAGAGGGaagctcaggagcagcagctgcaggcttTGATAGCGGAGAAGAAGATGCAGCTGGAGAG GTACCGGATCGAGTACGAGACTCTCTGCAAAGTCGAAGCGGACCAGAACGAATTCATCGACCAGTTCATTTTCCAGAAATAG